Proteins encoded in a region of the Amphiprion ocellaris isolate individual 3 ecotype Okinawa chromosome 21, ASM2253959v1, whole genome shotgun sequence genome:
- the LOC111568769 gene encoding transcription termination factor 2, mitochondrial-like: MLRVTSASLYTCCQKVRLLLPPSASTSTLTSPNKRLENQRTVDSLYELSVDIKKVRKFKGWVLSESSAYVSETADLLKDMGADDTVIARILETHPEAILCRPEDAVAQRDLWVSVCPNRRELMSIIEKFPASFFTLTHHDNQRANILYLQSLRLNKRIISKLMASAPQSFSQPVERNKEVIHTLRETYLDLGGDEGNLRIWLQKLLSQNPYILLRPAEAWRDSLGFLRERGFTTEELLSLVCSLRASMAELKPEAMEQALTYIEGALACSEDELKQVVIRCPSVLYYSLPTLVGRYQGLMDVGVSMDQVKESPNVLELTTQIVLYRIQKLASYGYDVRSGSLDVIVGTKKDFEMSYGKLQLRQRRPLFNPVAPLRSVEE; this comes from the coding sequence ATGCTTCGTGTCACTTCCGCCTCCCTCTACACCTGCTGCCAGAAggtgaggctgctgctgcctccctcTGCCTCCACCTCCACACTCACCTCCCCCAACAAAAGACTGGAGAACCAGCGCACGGTGGACTCTCTGTATGAGCTGTCGGTGGACATTAAAAAAGTGCGCAAGTTCAAGGGCTGGGTTCTGTCCGAGAGCTCGGCGTATGTGTCTGAAACCGCAGACCTGCTGAAGGACATGGGAGCAGACGACACGGTGATCGCCCGAATCCTGGAAACCCACCCCGAGGCCATCCTGTGTCGGCCGGAGGACGCCGTCGCCCAGAGAGACCTGTGGGTGTCCGTGTGTCCCAACAGGCGTGAGTTGATGAGCATCATCGAGAAGTTCCCGGCCTCCTTTTTCACATTAACTCACCATGACAACCAGCGGGCCAACATCCTCTACCTCCAGAGCCTTCGCCTGAACAAGAGGATCATCAGTAAGCTGATGGCCAGCGCCCCGCAGAGCTTCAGTCAGCCCGTGGAGCGCAACAAGGAGGTCATCCATACCCTGAGGGAGACCTACCTGGACCTGGGCGGAGACGAGGGCAACCTGCGGATCTGGCTGCAGAAGCTGCTCAGTCAGAACCCGTACATTCTGCTGCGACCCGCCGAGGCCTGGAGGGACAGTCTGGGCTTCCTGAGGGAACGAGGCTTCACCACGGAAGAGCTGCTCAGTCTGGTCTGCAGCCTCAGAGCTTCCATGGCGGAGCTGAAGCCCGAGGCCATGGAGCAGGCCCTCACCTACATCGAGGGGGCTCTGGCCTGCTCCGAGGACGAGCTGAAGCAAGTGGTGATCCGCTGCCCGTCCGTCCTGTACTACTCCCTGCCCACCCTGGTGGGGCGGTACCAGGGCCTGATGGATGTCGGGGTGAGCATGGACCAGGTGAAGGAATCTCCCAACGTGCTGGAGCTCACCACCCAGATCGTGCTGTATCGCATCCAGAAGCTGGCCTCCTATGGGTACGACGTGCGCTCGGGCAGCCTGGACGTTATCGTGGGAACCAAGAAGGACTTTGAGATGAGTTACGGTAAACTGCAGCTCAGGCAGCGGCGACCACTGTTCAACCCCGTAGCTCCTCTGAGGTCTGTGGAGGAGTAA
- the LOC111568768 gene encoding cryptochrome-1-like — MVINTIHWFRKGLRLHDNPSLKESLLGADTVRCVYILDPWFAGSSNVGINRWRFLLQSLEDLDSSLRKLNSRLFVIRGQPTDVFPRLFKEWKINRLSYEYDSEPFGKERDAAIKKLASEAGVEVTVRISHTLYDLDKIIELNGGQSPLTYKRFQTLISRMDAVEVPAESITAEIMGKCTTPLSEDHDDKFGVPSLEELGFDTEGLSSAVWPGGETEALTRLERHLERKAWVANFERPRMNANSLLASPTGLSPYLRFGCLSCRLFYFKLTDLYRKVKKNSSPPLSLYGQLLWREFFYTAATNNPCFDKMESNPICVQIPWDRNPEALAKWAEGRTGFPWIDAIMTQLRQEGWIHHLARHAVACFLTRGDLWISWEEGMKVFEELLLDADWSVNAGSWMWLSCSSFFQQFFHCYCPVGFGRRTDPNGDYIRRYLPILRGFPAKYIYDPWNAPEAVQKAAKCIIGMHYPKPMVHHAEASRLNIERMKQIYQQLSCYRGLGLLATVPSNSNGNGNGTSETSSDVMGFPVEASHDAAAPSVYQMPVHSQGDWQSGVMMYLQGDPQSSIRTHQQVPGYSAGSSMMCYTQNTQQIPGAAIQKGPDHHPSTQTSGKRHNEDSGNGKSSKVQRQSNH; from the exons ATGGTCATTAATACGATCCACTGGTTCAGGAAGGGCTTGCGGCTCCACGACAACCCGTCGCTCAAGGAATCTCTGCTGGGAGCAGACACCGTCCGCTGCGTCTACATCCTCGACCCCTGGTTCGCAGGATCGTCCAACGTCGGGATCAACAGGTGGAG GTTCTTACTGCAGAGTCTTGAGGACTTGGACTCCAGCCTCCGTAAGCTCAACTCTCGTCTGTTTGTGATACGAGGCCAACCCACTGATGTCTTTCCCAGGCTCTTCAAG GAGTGGAAGATTAATCGTCTGTCTTACGAGTATGACTCCGAGCCCTTTGGGAAAGAGCGAGATGCAGCTATTAAGAAGCTGGCCTCTGAGGCTGGAGTGGAGGTGACAGTTCGCATCTCCCACACACTCTATGACCTGGACAA GATCATAGAGCTGAATGGAGGCCAGTCTCCCCTCACCTACAAGCGGTTCCAGACTCTCATCAGTCGCATGGATGCAGTGGAGGTTCCTGCAGAGTCCATCACAGCTGAGATCATGGGGAAATGCACTACGCCGCTGTCTGAGGACCACGATGACAAGTTTGGGGTTCCTTCCCTGGAGGAACTTG GTTTTGATACTGAAGGTCTGTCCTCAGCTGTGTGGCCAGGAGGAGAGACTGAAGCCCTCACAAGACTAGAGAGGCATTTGGAGAGGAAG GCGTGGGTGGCCAACTTTGAGCGTCCCAGAATGAACGCCAACTCGCTGCTCGCCAGTCCGACCGGCCTCAGCCCCTACCTGCGCTTCGGCTGCCTCTCCTGTCGCCTCTTCTACTTCAAACTCACCGACCTCTACAGGAAG GTTAAGAAGAACAgctcccctcctctctcactcTACGGTCAGCTGCTTTGGCGTGAGTTCTTCTACACGGCGGCCACCAACAACCCCTGCTTCGACAAGATGGAGAGCAACCCCATTTGCGTGCAGATCCCCTGGGACCGCAACCCCGAGGCGCTGGCCAAGTGGGCGGAGGGCCGGACCGGCTTCCCCTGGATCGACGCCATCATGACCCAGCTGAGGCAGGAGGGTTGGATCCACCACCTGGCCCGACACGCCGTCGCCTGCTTCCTGACCAGAGGAGACCTGTGGATCAGCTGGGAGGAGGGCATGAAA GTGTTTGAGGAACTGCTGCTGGATGCCGACTGGAGTGTGAATGCAGGCAGCTGGATGTGGCTGTCCTGCAGCTCTTTCTTCCAGCAGTTCTTCCACTGCTACTGCCCCGTGGGTTTTGGCCGACGCACAGACCCCAATGGAGATTACATACG GCGCTACCTGCCCATTCTGAGGGGATTTCCAGCCAAGTATATTTATGATCCCTGGAATGCTCCAGAGGCCGTGCAGAAGGCAGCAAAATGTATTATTGGAATGCATTATCCAAAGCCCATGGTGCACCACGCAGAGGCCAGCCGCCTCAACATCGAGAGGATGAAGCAGATCTACCAGCAGCTCTCCTGCTACAGGGGTCTCG GCCTTTTGGCTACAGTTCCATCCAACTCTAATGGAAATGGTAATGGAACCAGTGAGACGTCCTCAGATGTGATGGGATTCCCTGTTGAGGCTTCACACGATGCTGCAGCTCCATCAG tctaTCAGATGCCGGTTCACTCCCAGGGAGACTGGCAGAGTGGGGTCATGATGTACCTGCAGGGGGATCCACAGTCCAGCATCAGGACACACCAGCAGG TTCCAGGTTACTCAGCTGGTTCCAGCATGATGTGTTACACTCAGAACACCCAGCAGATTCCTGGTGCTGCAATTCAGAAAG gGCCGGACCACCACCCCTCCACTCAGACCAGCGGCAAACGGCACAACGAGGACTCTGGGAACGGCAAAAGCTCTAAAGTCCAGAGACAGAGCAACCACTAA